A single genomic interval of Methyloceanibacter caenitepidi harbors:
- the rpsD gene encoding 30S ribosomal protein S4, whose translation MTKRIHAKHKIDRRLGENIWGRPKSPQNKREYGPGEHGQRRRGKLSDYGQQLRAKQKLKGYYGNITEKQFKAIYHEASRQKGDTSERLIGLLERRLDAAVYRAKFVPTVFAARQFISHGHVKVNGRRVTIPSYRLKEGDVIEVRDKSKDLGMVLEAAQSSERDVPDYVDVDHGKMVATFTRVPTLSDVPYPVMMEPNLVIEFYSR comes from the coding sequence ATGACGAAACGCATTCACGCCAAGCATAAGATCGACCGCCGGCTTGGCGAGAATATCTGGGGACGGCCCAAGAGCCCCCAGAACAAGCGCGAGTACGGACCTGGCGAACATGGCCAGCGCCGCCGCGGCAAGCTATCGGATTACGGGCAGCAGCTTCGCGCCAAGCAGAAGCTGAAGGGCTATTACGGCAATATCACCGAGAAGCAGTTTAAGGCCATCTACCACGAGGCATCGCGCCAGAAGGGCGACACCTCCGAGCGCCTCATCGGGCTGCTGGAGCGCCGTCTGGACGCTGCCGTTTACCGGGCCAAGTTCGTGCCGACGGTTTTCGCCGCCCGCCAGTTCATCTCGCATGGTCATGTGAAGGTGAATGGCCGCCGCGTGACGATCCCCTCCTACCGCTTGAAGGAAGGGGACGTGATCGAGGTGCGCGACAAGTCGAAGGATCTCGGCATGGTGCTGGAAGCTGCCCAGAGCAGCGAGCGCGATGTGCCCGATTATGTCGATGTGGATCACGGCAAGATGGTCGCCACGTTCACGCGTGTGCCGACGCTCTCGGACGTTCCTTATCCGGTGATGATGGAACCGAACCTCGTCATCGAATTCTATTCGCGCTAA
- the recA gene encoding recombinase RecA — MSNAALRLVEAGGEMDKEKALEAAISQIERACGKGSIMRLGQNETAVEVEAIPTGSLGLDIALGIGGLPRGRVVEIYGPESSGKTTLALHVVAEAQKKGGVCAFVDAEHALDTIYARKLGVDLENVLISQPDTGEQALEIADTLVRSGAIDVLVVDSVAALTPKAELEGEMGDSLPGLQARLMSQALRKLTGSISKSRCMVIFINQIRMKIGVMFGSPETTSGGNALKFYASVRLDIRRIGAIKERDEVVGNQTRIKVVKNKVAPPFKQVEFDIMYGEGVSKMGELIDLGVKAGIVEKSGSWFSYDSERIGQGRENAKTFLKENPDMAERIERAIRQSAGLVAGQMLEGESVEDVADDGEPPVEEETVTPISGGGRKSKRG; from the coding sequence ATGTCGAACGCCGCACTGCGCCTTGTTGAGGCTGGAGGGGAAATGGACAAAGAGAAGGCGCTGGAAGCCGCGATCTCTCAGATCGAGCGGGCTTGCGGCAAGGGCTCCATCATGCGGCTCGGCCAGAACGAGACCGCCGTGGAGGTCGAGGCCATTCCCACGGGCTCCCTCGGGCTCGATATCGCGCTCGGCATCGGCGGTCTTCCGCGGGGCCGGGTGGTGGAGATTTATGGGCCGGAATCGTCCGGCAAGACGACGCTGGCTCTTCATGTGGTTGCGGAAGCCCAGAAGAAGGGCGGGGTCTGCGCCTTTGTCGATGCGGAGCACGCGCTCGACACGATCTATGCCCGCAAGCTCGGCGTCGATCTCGAGAATGTCCTGATCTCCCAGCCCGACACGGGCGAGCAGGCGCTTGAGATCGCCGACACGCTCGTCCGGTCCGGGGCCATCGACGTTCTGGTCGTGGATTCTGTGGCGGCGTTGACGCCCAAGGCCGAGCTCGAAGGCGAGATGGGCGACTCGCTGCCGGGCCTTCAGGCGCGTCTCATGAGTCAGGCTTTGCGGAAACTGACCGGCTCGATTTCGAAATCGCGCTGCATGGTCATCTTCATCAACCAGATCCGCATGAAGATTGGCGTGATGTTTGGAAGCCCTGAGACCACCAGCGGCGGCAATGCCTTGAAGTTCTATGCCTCCGTGCGCCTCGATATTCGCCGCATCGGCGCCATCAAGGAGCGGGACGAGGTGGTTGGCAACCAGACGCGGATCAAGGTCGTCAAGAACAAGGTCGCGCCGCCCTTCAAACAGGTCGAGTTCGACATCATGTACGGCGAAGGCGTCTCGAAGATGGGCGAGCTGATCGATCTCGGCGTGAAAGCGGGGATCGTCGAGAAGTCCGGCTCCTGGTTCTCGTATGACAGCGAGCGCATCGGCCAGGGACGCGAGAACGCCAAGACGTTTCTGAAAGAAAATCCCGACATGGCCGAACGGATCGAGCGGGCCATTCGGCAGAGCGCGGGGCTTGTCGCCGGGCAGATGCTGGAGGGTGAGAGCGTCGAGGATGTAGCCGATGACGGTGAGCCGCCGGTCGAGGAGGAGACGGTAACGCCCATTTCGGGTGGCGGCCGCAAGAGCAAGCGCGGCTAA
- a CDS encoding AI-2E family transporter, with protein sequence MSRDVEKGALQDKVFVLLLVLVSLAFAWILLPFYSAVLWAVILALVFSPVQRWFIGRLPNQPNLATFLTLLSIVGIVLVPVAFTGASIVSEATTLYENIQSGDVNLGTILQRFLDALPSWATDFLAHFGVTDVADMQARIISLLAEGSQFFATQAVLVGQGTANVLLGTSIMLYLLYFFLRDGGKLSQKIIHAVPLAGEYKAALFEKIAVVVRAMVKGTILVAIVQGFLGGVIFWALGIRGAVLWGVVMAFLSLLPAVGASIVWFPVAVYLIATGDIGKGLILIAFGAGVIGLVDNLLRPYLVGKDTALPDYVVLISTLGGIALLGLNGLVVGPLIAALFIAVWDIAARSDVVPNAAVHDDTPAADEPPADKRKAR encoded by the coding sequence ATGAGCCGGGACGTCGAAAAAGGTGCCCTTCAGGACAAGGTGTTCGTCCTGCTGCTCGTGCTGGTGTCTCTGGCGTTTGCCTGGATCCTCCTCCCGTTCTACAGCGCCGTTCTGTGGGCGGTGATCCTGGCCTTGGTCTTTTCGCCGGTGCAGCGGTGGTTCATCGGCCGGCTTCCGAACCAGCCCAACCTCGCCACGTTCCTGACCCTGCTCAGCATCGTGGGGATCGTGCTGGTCCCTGTGGCGTTCACGGGCGCATCGATCGTCAGCGAGGCGACCACGCTCTACGAGAACATCCAGTCGGGGGACGTCAATCTCGGCACGATTCTTCAGCGCTTCCTGGATGCGCTGCCGAGCTGGGCGACGGACTTCCTGGCCCATTTCGGGGTGACGGACGTGGCCGACATGCAGGCGCGCATCATCTCGCTCCTTGCCGAAGGCAGCCAGTTTTTCGCGACCCAGGCGGTCCTTGTGGGGCAAGGCACGGCCAACGTCCTGCTCGGCACGTCGATCATGCTCTACCTCCTCTATTTCTTTCTGCGTGACGGCGGCAAGCTCTCGCAGAAGATCATCCACGCCGTTCCCCTCGCTGGCGAATACAAGGCCGCCTTGTTCGAAAAGATCGCCGTCGTCGTGCGCGCCATGGTCAAGGGCACGATCCTGGTCGCCATCGTGCAGGGTTTTCTCGGCGGCGTGATCTTCTGGGCGCTCGGCATCCGTGGGGCCGTGCTTTGGGGCGTGGTCATGGCCTTCCTATCTCTGCTGCCGGCGGTGGGGGCCTCGATCGTGTGGTTCCCCGTCGCGGTCTATCTCATCGCCACTGGCGACATCGGCAAGGGCCTCATTCTCATTGCCTTCGGCGCGGGCGTGATCGGGCTCGTAGACAATCTCCTCCGGCCCTACCTTGTCGGCAAGGACACCGCCCTGCCCGACTATGTCGTCCTAATCTCGACGTTGGGCGGCATCGCGCTTCTCGGTCTCAATGGACTGGTGGTCGGCCCGTTGATCGCGGCCTTGTTCATCGCCGTGTGGGACATCGCCGCCCGCAGCGACGTGGTCCCGAATGCGGCCGTGCACGACGACACGCCGGCGGCGGACGAGCCTCCCGCGGACAAGCGCAAGGCACGCTGA
- a CDS encoding NADP-dependent isocitrate dehydrogenase → MDKIKVENPIADLHGDEMTRVIWDMIKEKLIEPYLDVELVPFDLGIEHRDATDDQVTVDAAHAIKEFGVGVKCATITPDEARVEEFNLKRMYRSPNGTIRNILGGVIFREPIICKNVPRLVPGWTKPIVIGRHAYGDIYRAQDFRVPGKGKLTIKFEGEDGEVIEREVHTFEDSGVALGMFNLDSSIRDFARASMNYGLARNMPVYLSTKNTILKAYDGRFKDLFAEVYETEFKDAFAKAGLTYEHRLIDDMVAAALKWSGGYVWACKNYDGDVQSDTVAQGFGSLGLMTSVLMTPDGNTVLAEAAHGTVTRHFRQHQEGRATSTNSTASIFAWAGALKHRAKLDNNEALARFARTIETVSVDTIESGFMTKDLALLVGADQAWLSTEGFIDKIDQNMRAAMAGDVAAA, encoded by the coding sequence GTGGATAAGATCAAGGTTGAGAACCCCATCGCCGATTTGCATGGCGATGAGATGACCCGCGTTATTTGGGACATGATCAAGGAGAAGCTCATCGAGCCCTATCTCGACGTGGAGCTTGTACCGTTCGACCTCGGGATCGAACACCGCGATGCAACGGACGACCAGGTGACGGTCGACGCAGCACATGCCATCAAGGAATTTGGGGTCGGCGTCAAATGCGCCACCATCACGCCGGACGAAGCACGCGTGGAGGAGTTCAACCTCAAGAGAATGTACCGCTCACCCAATGGCACCATCCGTAACATCTTAGGCGGTGTCATCTTCCGCGAGCCCATTATCTGCAAAAACGTGCCGCGTCTCGTCCCTGGCTGGACCAAACCCATCGTGATCGGCCGTCATGCCTATGGCGACATCTATCGCGCGCAGGATTTTCGGGTTCCGGGCAAAGGCAAGCTGACAATTAAGTTCGAGGGCGAGGACGGCGAGGTTATTGAACGCGAGGTGCATACGTTCGAAGACTCAGGCGTGGCCCTCGGGATGTTCAATCTCGACAGCTCGATCCGCGACTTTGCGCGCGCCTCCATGAACTATGGCCTCGCCCGAAATATGCCGGTCTACCTCTCGACCAAGAACACGATCCTCAAAGCCTATGACGGGCGTTTCAAGGATCTTTTCGCGGAAGTCTACGAGACCGAGTTCAAAGACGCGTTCGCCAAAGCCGGCCTCACCTACGAGCACCGCCTGATCGACGACATGGTCGCGGCGGCGCTGAAATGGTCGGGCGGCTATGTGTGGGCCTGCAAGAACTACGACGGCGACGTCCAGTCCGACACGGTCGCTCAAGGGTTTGGGTCTCTCGGTCTGATGACGTCCGTGCTGATGACGCCGGATGGAAACACGGTCCTGGCGGAAGCCGCACACGGCACTGTCACGCGCCATTTCCGCCAGCACCAGGAAGGCCGCGCCACGTCGACCAACTCCACCGCATCAATCTTCGCTTGGGCCGGCGCGCTGAAGCATCGCGCCAAGCTCGACAACAACGAGGCCCTCGCCCGGTTCGCACGGACCATCGAGACCGTCTCCGTCGACACGATCGAGTCGGGCTTTATGACCAAGGATCTGGCTTTACTCGTCGGCGCCGACCAGGCTTGGCTCTCGACCGAAGGCTTCATCGACAAGATCGACCAGAATATGCGGGCGGCCATGGCCGGAGACGTCGCCGCGGCCTAG
- a CDS encoding spinster family MFS transporter yields the protein MTTSTTALDGVQVGSRRYTLIVLTAYFALAHLDRQVLAVTLSPIGREFALNDIQLGLLSGLAFAVLFSTLGLPLALAVSSLNRRNVIAITIAFWSGMTMLCGLAQNFWQLFLARVGVGVGEAGALPTSHAIISDRYETRERAGAMGVFMSGANIGTALALVGGGVVAQFLGWRAALLLAGVPGLLLAVIIRLTVPEPPRTGGGTGNATLRFSLLSETVAKIFRSSPMALMVLATVLNTITTFGMVAWLPTFLVREHGMALSAVGLYLAVAIGAAGAMGTMLGAQLAGRLALWRASWIAWTPAVILLLTKPFSIAGLLAGSKATALLLLLVPCALGAVYVAPTIAVLHAALRSEERPVGSALLLFGMNMIGMGLGPLIVGAVSNGFDPSGGSLGIGLVAVQAFGITGAIVFLVAGWTIGTAPQERELLQGQGTSAQVVARR from the coding sequence ATGACGACTTCCACGACGGCGCTCGACGGTGTTCAAGTCGGTTCGCGGCGCTACACGCTCATCGTTCTCACGGCCTATTTCGCGCTCGCGCATCTCGATCGTCAGGTCCTTGCAGTGACGTTGTCGCCGATCGGACGCGAGTTCGCGCTCAACGACATTCAGCTCGGACTGCTGTCGGGTCTGGCGTTCGCGGTGCTCTTTTCGACGCTGGGTCTGCCGCTTGCCTTGGCCGTGAGCAGCCTCAACCGCCGTAACGTGATCGCCATCACGATTGCCTTTTGGAGTGGCATGACCATGCTGTGCGGGCTCGCGCAGAACTTCTGGCAGCTCTTCCTGGCACGTGTGGGCGTCGGTGTCGGGGAAGCCGGGGCGCTGCCCACAAGCCATGCAATCATTTCGGACCGCTACGAGACGCGCGAACGTGCGGGAGCAATGGGCGTATTCATGTCCGGTGCGAACATCGGAACGGCGCTCGCGCTGGTCGGGGGCGGGGTCGTGGCGCAGTTCCTCGGTTGGCGCGCCGCGCTTCTCCTTGCGGGTGTGCCGGGCCTGTTGCTGGCCGTGATCATTCGTTTGACCGTGCCCGAGCCGCCTCGGACGGGCGGCGGAACCGGCAACGCCACGCTGCGGTTCTCGTTGTTGTCCGAGACCGTAGCAAAGATCTTCCGTTCCTCGCCCATGGCGCTGATGGTGCTGGCCACGGTCCTGAACACGATCACGACCTTCGGCATGGTCGCCTGGCTGCCGACATTTCTTGTCCGGGAACACGGCATGGCGCTGTCCGCAGTCGGCCTGTATCTTGCCGTCGCCATCGGTGCGGCGGGTGCCATGGGAACAATGCTGGGCGCACAACTCGCTGGGCGCCTCGCCCTTTGGCGGGCATCCTGGATCGCGTGGACGCCTGCCGTGATACTCCTCCTTACGAAGCCTTTCTCCATCGCGGGCTTGCTGGCAGGGAGCAAGGCAACCGCGCTTCTGCTGCTGCTTGTCCCTTGCGCTCTTGGTGCGGTCTACGTCGCGCCGACGATTGCGGTGCTGCACGCTGCGCTGCGGAGCGAAGAACGGCCCGTCGGGTCCGCGCTGTTGTTGTTCGGCATGAACATGATCGGCATGGGGCTCGGCCCGCTGATCGTCGGCGCCGTTTCCAACGGGTTCGATCCCTCCGGCGGCAGCCTCGGCATCGGCCTGGTCGCGGTTCAGGCGTTCGGGATCACCGGCGCTATCGTGTTCCTTGTAGCCGGCTGGACGATCGGGACTGCGCCGCAGGAGCGCGAGCTGCTGCAAGGCCAAGGAACGAGCGCCCAAGTAGTCGCTAGGCGATAG
- a CDS encoding RNA methyltransferase, with translation MMETNDPGGKLTNDRAGAAPPSIVLVEPQLGENIGFAARAMGNFGLHDLRLVAPRDGWPNEKALAAAAVAEPIASAATVFETLEEALADCHYVAATTARPREMIKPVLSPETASTMLRRRTQSGERCAVMFGGERNGLDNDSIALADAIITAPVDPNFASLSLPQAVLLFSYEWMKSGNPEALGRATTFDGPAREGLATPGTAPASRAALFGLFEHMEGALDDAGFLRPPEKRPTMVRSIRNMFHRMECTEQDVRTWRGIISAFTRRPTASKG, from the coding sequence ATGATGGAAACAAATGACCCGGGCGGCAAGCTGACGAATGATCGCGCCGGCGCCGCACCCCCTTCGATTGTGCTGGTAGAGCCGCAACTCGGCGAGAATATCGGCTTCGCCGCCCGCGCAATGGGCAATTTCGGCTTGCACGATTTGCGGCTGGTCGCCCCGCGCGATGGCTGGCCCAACGAGAAAGCGCTTGCCGCCGCGGCCGTGGCCGAGCCGATCGCGAGTGCGGCAACGGTGTTCGAGACGCTCGAGGAGGCGCTGGCCGACTGCCACTACGTTGCGGCCACAACGGCGCGGCCGCGCGAGATGATCAAGCCGGTGCTCAGCCCTGAAACGGCGTCGACGATGCTCCGCAGGCGGACGCAATCGGGCGAGCGCTGCGCGGTCATGTTCGGCGGCGAGCGCAATGGTCTCGACAACGACTCGATCGCGTTGGCCGACGCCATTATCACCGCACCGGTCGATCCGAACTTCGCCTCGCTCAGCCTGCCGCAAGCCGTGTTGCTGTTTTCGTATGAGTGGATGAAGAGCGGCAACCCGGAGGCCCTCGGCCGGGCGACCACGTTCGACGGTCCTGCCCGGGAAGGGTTGGCGACGCCGGGAACAGCACCCGCGAGCCGGGCCGCGCTTTTCGGTCTTTTCGAACACATGGAAGGGGCGCTCGACGATGCCGGTTTTTTGCGGCCGCCGGAGAAACGGCCGACCATGGTCCGCTCGATCCGGAACATGTTTCACCGGATGGAGTGCACGGAGCAGGATGTCCGCACATGGCGCGGAATCATCTCCGCGTTCACCAGGCGGCCAACGGCATCAAAGGGTTAG
- the alaS gene encoding alanine--tRNA ligase, with product MGHEAPSRANELRAAFLQYFADNDHVVEPSAPLVPRHDPTLMFTNAGMVPFKNVFTGQEKPSALRAASSQKCVRAGGKHNDLDNVGYTARHHTFFEMLGNFSFGDYFKEQAISLAWDFLTGTLALPTEKLLVTVYVDDDEAAELWKKISGFGDDKILRIAGSDNFWSMGDTGPCGPCSEIFYDHGAHLPGGPPGSPDQDGDRFVEIWNLVFMQFEQQADGNRIDLPRPSIDTGMGLERIAAVMQGTHDNYEIDLFKTLIAASVDLTGVPAEGAEAPSHRIIADHLRASSFLIADGVLPSNEGRGYVLRRIMRRAMRHAHMLGAKDPLLHRLVPTLVGEMGRAFPELQRGEALIDETLKLEETRFRETLERGLRLLDDALEGLSSGDTLSGEIAFKLYDTYGFPYDLTEDALKAKGIGVDAAGFKAAMERQRAEARKSWSGSGEAATDKLWYELKEEVGATEFLGYETEAASGEIVALVKDGARVDKLEKGDHGIVIVNQTPFYAESGGQVGDQGTLSIGDETVFSVSDTQKKLHGLFLHDGVVEKGKLLRGETVSLSVDHGRRTATRAHHSATHLLHEALRQVLGTHVAQKGSLVEPGRLRFDFSHPKPMSAEELKAVEDLANAMILQNSAVETHLMTPDEAIARGALALFGEKYGEEVRVVSMGVAPESEKAGHAYSIELCGGTHVARTGDIGLLKIVGESAVAAGVRRVEALTGEAARGFLGVQDARVREAADILKVPPDEMIERLAAIVEERRKLERQLTDAKRELALRPESSEAGSGSPVRDIGGTKLLARVVHGVAPKDLRGLVDEAKQQLGSGIVAVVGVSEEGKAGLIVGVTEDLTGAHSAVDLVRVGADILGGKGGGGRPDLAQAGGPDGAKADAALEAIAAQLGAAPESEPAPSASRRAGQA from the coding sequence ATTGGGCACGAAGCACCGTCGCGCGCCAATGAGTTGCGCGCAGCGTTTCTGCAATACTTTGCCGACAACGATCATGTGGTGGAACCGTCAGCGCCGCTGGTGCCACGGCACGACCCGACCTTGATGTTCACCAATGCCGGGATGGTGCCGTTCAAGAACGTGTTCACCGGCCAGGAAAAGCCGAGCGCGTTACGGGCCGCCTCCTCACAGAAGTGCGTTCGCGCCGGCGGCAAGCACAACGATCTGGACAATGTGGGCTATACGGCCCGGCATCACACATTTTTCGAGATGCTCGGCAATTTCTCGTTCGGCGACTACTTCAAGGAGCAGGCCATTTCGCTCGCCTGGGATTTCCTGACCGGGACCCTGGCGCTGCCGACGGAGAAGCTTCTCGTCACGGTCTATGTGGACGATGATGAGGCCGCCGAGCTTTGGAAGAAGATTTCCGGGTTCGGCGACGACAAGATCCTGCGGATCGCGGGGTCGGACAATTTCTGGTCCATGGGCGATACTGGCCCCTGCGGGCCGTGTTCGGAAATCTTCTACGATCACGGCGCGCATCTGCCGGGCGGACCGCCTGGCAGTCCCGATCAGGACGGCGACAGGTTCGTCGAGATTTGGAACCTGGTGTTCATGCAGTTCGAGCAGCAGGCCGACGGTAATCGCATCGACTTGCCGCGTCCCTCGATCGACACCGGCATGGGTCTCGAGCGTATCGCGGCCGTCATGCAGGGAACCCACGACAATTACGAGATCGATCTGTTCAAGACGCTGATCGCGGCGTCGGTCGATCTGACGGGCGTTCCGGCGGAAGGGGCTGAGGCGCCGAGCCATCGTATCATCGCCGATCACTTGCGGGCGTCGTCCTTTTTGATTGCGGACGGTGTCCTGCCGTCCAATGAGGGCCGGGGCTATGTCCTGCGCCGCATCATGCGCCGGGCCATGCGGCATGCGCATATGCTGGGCGCGAAGGACCCGTTGTTGCACCGCCTGGTCCCGACGCTCGTTGGCGAAATGGGACGGGCTTTCCCGGAGTTGCAGCGCGGCGAGGCGCTGATCGACGAGACGCTCAAGCTCGAGGAGACGCGCTTCCGCGAAACCCTCGAGCGCGGCTTGCGCCTGCTCGACGATGCGCTGGAAGGACTCTCTTCCGGCGACACGCTGTCCGGCGAGATCGCCTTCAAGCTCTACGATACTTACGGCTTCCCCTACGACCTGACGGAAGACGCCCTGAAAGCCAAAGGCATCGGCGTGGACGCGGCCGGCTTCAAGGCTGCGATGGAGCGGCAGCGGGCAGAAGCCCGCAAGTCCTGGTCCGGCTCGGGCGAGGCGGCCACGGATAAACTCTGGTACGAACTCAAGGAAGAAGTCGGCGCAACCGAGTTCCTCGGATACGAGACGGAAGCGGCCTCGGGCGAGATCGTAGCGCTGGTGAAAGACGGCGCTCGCGTCGACAAGCTCGAAAAGGGCGATCACGGCATCGTCATTGTCAATCAGACGCCCTTCTATGCGGAATCGGGCGGCCAGGTCGGCGATCAGGGGACCCTGTCGATCGGAGATGAAACCGTATTCTCGGTTTCGGACACGCAGAAGAAACTGCATGGCCTGTTTCTCCATGACGGCGTCGTGGAGAAGGGCAAGCTGCTGCGCGGCGAGACGGTCTCGCTGTCCGTGGACCATGGACGCCGGACGGCGACGCGCGCGCACCATTCGGCCACCCATTTGCTGCATGAGGCTTTGCGCCAGGTCCTCGGGACCCATGTGGCGCAGAAGGGGTCGCTCGTAGAGCCCGGGCGTTTGCGCTTTGATTTTTCGCACCCCAAGCCCATGAGTGCGGAAGAGCTCAAGGCCGTCGAGGATTTGGCGAACGCCATGATCCTACAGAACAGCGCCGTCGAGACGCACCTGATGACGCCGGACGAGGCTATTGCCCGCGGCGCGCTCGCGCTGTTCGGCGAGAAGTACGGCGAGGAGGTGCGTGTCGTTTCCATGGGCGTGGCGCCGGAAAGCGAAAAGGCGGGCCACGCCTATTCCATCGAGCTTTGTGGGGGGACCCATGTGGCGCGGACCGGCGATATAGGCCTCCTGAAGATCGTGGGCGAGAGTGCCGTGGCCGCGGGCGTGCGCCGCGTGGAAGCACTGACCGGCGAGGCCGCGCGGGGGTTCTTGGGCGTTCAGGACGCGCGTGTCCGCGAAGCCGCCGACATTCTCAAAGTCCCGCCGGACGAAATGATCGAACGGCTGGCCGCCATCGTGGAGGAACGCCGGAAGCTCGAGCGGCAGCTAACCGACGCGAAGCGCGAGCTGGCGCTGCGGCCGGAAAGCAGTGAGGCGGGCAGCGGGTCACCCGTCCGGGACATCGGCGGCACGAAGCTTCTGGCGCGCGTGGTTCATGGCGTCGCGCCGAAGGATTTGCGCGGTCTTGTCGACGAGGCGAAGCAGCAGCTCGGTTCGGGCATCGTCGCCGTTGTTGGCGTGAGCGAGGAAGGGAAGGCCGGGCTTATCGTCGGTGTTACCGAGGATCTCACGGGCGCACACAGCGCTGTCGACCTGGTGCGTGTCGGCGCCGATATCCTTGGCGGCAAGGGCGGAGGCGGACGCCCCGACCTGGCACAGGCCGGCGGTCCCGACGGCGCCAAGGCCGACGCCGCGCTAGAGGCGATTGCCGCGCAACTCGGGGCCGCGCCCGAGAGCGAACCGGCGCCTTCTGCCTCCAGGCGCGCCGGACAAGCCTAA
- a CDS encoding HU family DNA-binding protein — protein MLTKTALIQTIADQLDMTKKDVKDVLETLATVGYKEMKKNGEFMLPGFAKFVVVKKPAVRARKGINPFTKEPTVFKAKPARKVIKARPVKAAKDAV, from the coding sequence ATGCTTACAAAGACCGCACTCATCCAAACGATTGCCGACCAGCTCGACATGACGAAGAAAGACGTCAAGGACGTTCTCGAGACACTCGCGACCGTCGGCTACAAGGAAATGAAGAAGAACGGCGAGTTCATGCTGCCGGGCTTCGCCAAATTCGTGGTCGTCAAGAAGCCGGCCGTTCGCGCCCGCAAAGGCATCAATCCCTTCACCAAGGAGCCGACCGTGTTCAAGGCCAAGCCTGCGCGGAAGGTCATCAAGGCGCGCCCGGTTAAGGCCGCCAAGGACGCGGTGTAG
- a CDS encoding cyclic nucleotide-gated ion channel has product MTSARWRHWRRKVHEILELGGDVHPAGYIVNGFIIVLIVANALAFAAQTVDELATRYDAWFRAFNVFSVMVFTVEYALRVWSSVEIPVLSRMPPWRARAVFASRPIMIIDLLAFAPWYLTWLFPADLRFLRLLRVLRLFRLARFSPALQTLFHVCKEESGALLGSLVLMLILLLFTSTGIYFLERHAQPEAFGSIPAASWWALATLTTVGYGDVVPITPLGKMLGGVVMLLGVGMFALPVAIIATGFSQESVRHQFVATWSMVARIPLFADMSRGELADITKVLDTRSYDPGVPIVRAGDVGENMYILASGEARLLLDKDRTIDLKEGDIFGEMALLEHRRHEHSVVATTRCRLYVLDNRALARLSRRHPGMLDRIRRAADAQDEIEEAQA; this is encoded by the coding sequence ATGACCTCGGCCCGCTGGCGCCACTGGCGCCGAAAGGTCCACGAGATTCTGGAACTCGGCGGCGACGTCCATCCGGCCGGTTACATCGTCAACGGCTTCATCATCGTCCTGATCGTCGCGAACGCGCTCGCCTTTGCGGCTCAGACGGTCGATGAACTGGCCACGCGCTACGATGCCTGGTTTCGTGCCTTCAACGTTTTCTCCGTGATGGTCTTCACCGTCGAGTATGCGCTGCGCGTGTGGAGTTCTGTCGAAATCCCGGTTCTGTCGCGCATGCCGCCTTGGCGCGCGCGGGCGGTCTTCGCCAGCCGGCCGATCATGATCATCGATCTCCTGGCGTTTGCGCCCTGGTATCTGACGTGGCTGTTTCCCGCGGACCTGCGCTTCCTGAGGCTGCTGCGTGTCCTGCGCCTCTTCAGGCTCGCGCGTTTCTCGCCCGCGTTGCAGACCCTGTTCCACGTGTGCAAGGAGGAGTCCGGGGCGCTTCTCGGCTCGCTCGTTCTCATGCTCATCTTGCTGCTCTTCACCTCGACGGGAATCTATTTTCTCGAGCGGCATGCGCAGCCCGAGGCGTTCGGATCGATCCCGGCGGCGTCCTGGTGGGCATTGGCGACACTGACGACCGTGGGTTACGGCGACGTCGTTCCCATCACGCCCCTGGGCAAGATGCTGGGCGGCGTCGTGATGCTCCTGGGCGTCGGCATGTTCGCATTGCCGGTGGCGATCATCGCTACGGGGTTCAGCCAAGAATCCGTGCGGCATCAGTTCGTGGCCACCTGGTCGATGGTCGCCCGGATTCCGTTATTCGCGGATATGAGCCGCGGCGAGCTTGCCGACATCACAAAGGTGCTCGACACACGGAGCTACGACCCGGGCGTCCCCATCGTGCGAGCCGGTGACGTGGGCGAGAACATGTACATCCTCGCGAGTGGGGAAGCGCGTCTTCTGCTCGACAAGGACCGGACGATTGACTTGAAGGAGGGCGACATCTTCGGCGAGATGGCGCTCCTGGAGCACCGGCGGCACGAGCATAGTGTGGTCGCGACGACCCGTTGCCGGCTCTACGTGCTCGACAATCGCGCCCTGGCCCGGCTATCGCGGCGCCATCCGGGGATGCTCGACCGCATTCGCCGCGCGGCGGATGCACAAGACGAAATCGAAGAGGCTCAGGCCTAG